Proteins encoded by one window of Lathyrus oleraceus cultivar Zhongwan6 chromosome 1, CAAS_Psat_ZW6_1.0, whole genome shotgun sequence:
- the LOC127112965 gene encoding mitogen-activated protein kinase kinase kinase 18: MAWTRGGIIGRGSTATVYLAEHRYSDQVFAVKSTELHRSEFLKKEQEILSKVKCPQIVDYRGCDVTFENGVHLFNLFMEYASKGTLADAVRNGNGMEEALVGFYARQILLGLNYLHSNGIVHCDLKGQNVLLMEQGVKIADFGCARRVEEELVISGSPAFMAPEVARGEEQGFPADVWALGCTVLEMITGKMPWQGVSDPAAVLYRVGFSGDVPEIPNFVSEQGRNFLRKCLTRDPNERWSVVELLGHEFVGKFKESVSDSETPTTVLEGGFWDWDSLETTHDVGSTSDCCSSNSSSHSSSPRVRILGLCANETVWEFDDDDDEWITVRSNGQDLDAMSFEKMEEYEPDIVLEFRDHVTDLTLIVFYEPKIVVELSTWNVIFDYWCFRSYNCGCYVSDFLSVFQTRKIVLYVIIDSQKKNKEIFIMPCFLLFAFSLISHWKDKLNILQYKMR, encoded by the coding sequence ATGGCCTGGACTAGAGGTGGAATCATCGGCCGGGGCTCAACCGCCACTGTCTACCTCGCGGAGCATCGCTATTCGGACCAAGTGTTTGCTGTGAAATCTACGGAGCTTCACCGCTCGGAGTTTCTGAAGAAAGAACAAGAGATTCTCTCGAAGGTTAAGTGTCCACAAATTGTTGACTACCGAGGTTGTGATGTCACGTTTGAAAACGGTGTTCATTTGTTTAATTTGTTTATGGAGTATGCGTCTAAGGGAACACTAGCTGATGCGGTTCGGAATGGAAATGGAATGGAAGAAGCTTTGGTGGGATTCTACGCGCGACAAATTCTACTTGGACTTAATTACCTTCATTCGAATGGTATAGTGCATTGTGATTTGAAGGGACAGAATGTGTTGTTGATGGAACAAGGTGTGAAGATTGCTGATTTTGGTTGTGCTCGGAGGGTGGAGGAGGAGTTGGTGATTTCTGGTTCACCGGCTTTCATGGCTCCGGAGGTGGCGCGTGGGGAGGAACAGGGGTTTCCTGCGGATGTATGGGCTTTGGGATGTACTGTGTTGGAGATGATCACAGGGAAAATGCCGTGGCAGGGTGTTTCTGATCCGGCCGCGGTTTTGTATCGGGTTGGATTCTCCGGTGATGTGCCGGAGATTCCTAATTTTGTGTCGGAACAGGGGAGGAATTTTTTGAGGAAGTGTTTGACGAGAGATCCAAATGAGAGGTGGTCGGTGGTTGAGCTTCTCGGACATGAGTTTGTTGGGAAGTTTAAGGAATCTGTGTCTGATTCGGAAACACCGACGACTGTGTTGGAAGGAGGTTTTTGGGATTGGGACTCTTTGGAAACAACTCATGATGTAGGTTCCACGTCTGATTGTTGTTCCTCGAATTCTTCGAGTCATTCTTCCAGTCCACGAGTCAGAATTCTAGGATTGTGTGCAAATGAGACCGTTTGggaatttgatgatgatgatgatgaatggatCACTGTGAGAAGCAATGGACAGGATTTGGATGCAATGTCTTTTGAAAAAATGGAAGAGTATGAACCAGACATTGTTCTTGAATTTCGTGATCATGTGACTGATTTGACTTTGATAGTTTTTTATGAACCAAAAATTGTAGTTGAATTGAGTACATGGAATGTCATTTTTGATTATTGGTGTTTTAGAAGCTACAATTGTGGCTGTTATGTTAGTGATTTTTTATCAGTTTTTCAAACCAGAAAGATTGTTCTCTATGTAATAATTGATTCTCAGAAGAAGAACAAAGAAATTTTTATCATGCCCTGCTTTCTACTTTTTGCTTTCTCTTTAATTTCTCATTGGAAAGATAAATTGAATATTTTACAATATAAAATGAGATAA